The Pochonia chlamydosporia 170 chromosome 1, whole genome shotgun sequence genome window below encodes:
- a CDS encoding G-protein beta wd-40 repeats containing (similar to Colletotrichum gloeosporioides Nara gc5 XP_007282275.1) produces the protein MTMLNDSNLYTIGWIAALPIERAAAIALLDERHGTPERFEQHQSDTNSYAWGRVGVHNVVIASLPAGVCGTTSTATTAANLLSSLPQIRIGLLVGIGGGVARPDQDYDIRLGDVVVSQPQGTEGGVVQYDFFKATTNESWERKGCLNMPPPILLNALASLQAEHEIAPSKIPNLLQRMWAAHPHMKRPKINSPAYVHQGIENDRLFISTYNHTGGSTCTSCHTSKEVKRKQRATTDPEIHYGIIASGNKVIKDAATRDQIAGVVGEDCICFEMEAAGLMNHFPCLVIRGICDYADSHKNGLWQRYASATAAAFAKELLGFIPTQHLKTMQGSIGIFKSISKDVESIESITTDIKKGAHNIHTVVLDIDRKVVLARLEDEVAAGAAFDSPAELKNSTCLPNTRVELLQQISAWAEEPGTEPVLWLNGMAGTGKSTVARTVAHIFAAKNRLGASFFFKRGETDRGSISKFFSSIAADLTRRVTAIASYVKDAIDSDPAIFRKTMQEQFEKLVLQPLSMIQSPVREKESILIIIDALDECDQEDDIKRLLHLVTSAKCLQAARLRIFLTSRPELPIRLGFTQIESRYHSIVLHEVSTSVVEQDICVFLEHELSIIRGEYNASVPEYRRLATNWPGQPNIRSLVKMAVPLFIFAATVCRFVADRKCGNPDQQLQEVLQFKQIREGSQMNATYLPILNRLVDGVSGKRRDEVLRQFRYIVGSIVILGTPLSTAVLAQVLNTQRDVIDARLDLLHSVLSIPSSANAPVRLFHLSFRDFLLDPNMTAKIPFRIDGTQAHQMMAVNCLRLMECLRQDICDVRGPGIHRSAIHPTKVRECLPPEIQYACLYWVYHVQGAGNLVVDVELVHSFLKRHFLHWVESLSLIGRAWEIPRLVKSLQSFYKYQDDKQLAEFLDDAVRFVIANPSVIDTNPLQIYSSLLIFSPTRSKVRTTFNDKIPRWISLQPRVHRDWGQCLQTFEGHGTWVRSVSFSQDSAFVASGSDDKTIRIWHTATGECRQILKGHGKLVSSVAFSHDSVLVASGSHDGAIRIWRTATGECMQTLEGHESCVTSVAFSHHSALLISGSYDNTTRIWRTDTGECIQTLGGHNNWVTSVAFSHDSALVVSGSHDNTIRIWCPIIGKCIQTLEGHDSWVTSVTFSHDSAFIASGSRDNKIRIWCVGTGRCVQTHGGHGDFVESVAFSHDSAIVASGSSDGTIRMWDISTGECLQTLTGHGDWVESVAFSHDSTLIASGSRDNTIRFWHTTIAKNVQIYEGHSSCVESAVFSHDSQLVASGSRDTMVRIWRTATGECVQTLKGHNNWIRSIAFSHDSTLIASGSRDTMIRIWHTATGECTQTLEGHSSWVTSVAFSHDSALIASGSRDNTIRIWRLATGKCVQTLEEHGSWVESVVFCSDSALIASGSRDHTLRIWRVTTGECVQTLEGHDDWVESVAFSHDSALVSSGSSDNTIRIWRVATGDCVQILSIGLSTSRFFHCRIRESCKGSSFIFQHYKGQVLGHMEREEITLASKGISSLTIVNNWDAASGDIRIHSRDWM, from the exons ATGACCATGCTTAATGATTCGAACCTTTACACAATAGGCTGGATAGCAGCTCTGCCTATTGAGCGCGCAGCAGCGATCGCTTTGCTCGACGAACGCCACGGAACTCCTGAAAGGTTTGAGCAACATCAATCTGATACTAATTCCTATGCCTGGGGCCGAGTTGGCGTCCACAACGTCGTCATCGCCTCACTCCCTGCCGGTGTGTGCGGAACCACTTCCACAGCGACGACCGCTGCCAACCTtctttcgtctttgccaCAAATCAGGATCGGTCTTTTGGTGGGAATTGGCGGTGGTGTCGcccgaccagaccaagattACGATATTCGGCTGGGCGATGTCGTCGTAAGTCAGCCCCAGGGAACCGAAGGCGGCGTCGTTCAGTACGACTTTTTCAAGGCGACGACGAATGAGTCTTGGGAACGCAAAGGATGTCTCAACATGCCACCTCCGATTCTCCTGAATGCGTTGGCGAGTCTGCAGGCCGAGCACGAAATCGCGCCTTCTAAAATACCCAATCTTCTGCAACGGATGTGGGCAGCCCATCCGCATATGAAGAGGCCGAAAATCAACTCACCCGCCTATGTCCATCAGGGTATAGAGAACGACCGGCTTTTCATATCGACCTACAATCATACTGGCGGCAGCACCTGTACGTCCTGCCACACGTCCAAAGAAGTCAAGCGCAAGCAGCGAGCTACAACTGATCCAGAGATTCATTACGGGATCATTGCTTCTGGAAACAAAGTTATAAAGGATGCCGCCACTCGAGACCAAATTGCAGGTGTCGTGGGTGAGGATTGCATctgttttgaaatggaagcCGCCGGACTCATGAACCATTTTCCTTGCCTTGTCATCAGGGGAATTTGCGACTACGCTGATTCACATAAGAATGGTCTCTGGCAGCGGTATGCTTCTGCAACCGCCGCTGCATTTGCGAAAGAGCTTCTTGGTTTCATCCCCACTCAGCACTTGAAAACTATGCAGGGGTCTATTGGCATATTCAAATCGA TTAGTAAAGATGTAGAGAGCATCGAATCGATCACAACTGATATAAAGAAAGGAGCACATAACATACA TACTGTCGTCCTTGATATCGACCGGAAAGTGGTACTTGCGCGCCTCGAAGACGAAGTGGCCGCCGGAGCCGCGTTTGACTCTCCCGCTGAATTAAAAAACTCCACATGTCTGCCAAATACACGAGTTGAGCTCCTGCAACAAATATCAGCTTGGGCTGAGGAGCCTGGCACCGAGCCAGTCCTGTGGCTTAACGGTATGGCGGGGACCGGGAAGTCTACCGTAGCTCGGACTGTCGCACACATCTTCGCCGCCAAAAACCGCCTTGGCGCTagtttcttcttcaaaagGGGTGAAACCGATCGAGGAAGCATATCCAAGTTCTTCTCATCAATCGCGGCCGATCTGACGAGAAGAGTAACTGCCATTGCTAGTTACGTCAAAGATGCCATAGATAGCGATCCTGCTATCTTCAGGAAGACGATGCAAGAGCAGTTCGAAAAGCTTGTTTTACAACCCCTGTCCATGATTCAGTCACCTGTACGGGAGAAGGAATCAATTTTGATCATTATCGATGCTCTGGATGAGTGCGATCAGGAGGACGATATCAAACGCCTGCTCCATCTTGTAACCAGCGCTAAGTGCCTGCAAGCTGCGCGACTAAGGATATTCTTAACAAGCCGACCGGAACTACCGATTCGACTTGGTTTTACGCAAATCGAGAGCAGATATCATAGCATAGTTCTCCATGAAGTATCCACATCCGTCGTCGAGCAGGACATATGCGTCTTCCTAGAGCACGAGCTTTCCATCATCCGTGGTGAATACAATGCTTCGGTTCCCGAGTATCGGCGACTGGCCACAAATTGGCCTGGGCAACCCAATATTCGCTCACTTGTGAAAATGGCTGTTCCGCTCTTCATTTTCGCCGCCACGGTTTGTCGCTTCGTCGCCGATCGCAAATGCGGAAATCCCGACCAGCAATTACAAGAGGTTCTCCAATTCAAACAAATACGCGAAGGGTCGCAGATGAATGCGACATATCTTCCTATTTTAAATAGACTGGTTGACGGAGTGTCTGGAAAGCGCCGAGATGAAGTCCTGCGCCAGTTTCGATATATCGTTGGTTCCATCGTTATCCTCGGGACGCCTTTGTCAACAGCTGTCCTAGCGCAAGTCCTCAACACTCAGAGGGATGTTATTGACGCCAGATTAGACCTCTTGCACTCAGTCCTGAGCATTCCATCGTCGGCAAATGCTCCCGTGAGACTGTTCCACCTCTCATTTCGCGACTTCCTCCTAGACCCTAATATGACGGCAAAGATTCCGTTTCGAATAGATGGCACACAAGCTCACCAGATGATGGCAGTCAACTGTCTGCGTTTGATGGAGTGTCTTCGCCAAGATATATGTGATGTTAGAGGCCCTGGTATACATCGATCGGCAATACATCCCACGAAAGTACGCGAATGCCTTCCTCCAGAAATTCAGTATGCCTGTCTATACTGGGTGTACCACGTACAAGGTGCGGGAAATCTCGTCGTAGACGTTGAGCTAGTCCACAGTTTCCTCAAGCGCCATTTCCTTCACTGGGTTGAATCACTAAGTCTCATTGGAAGGGCCTGGGAAATTCCTCGACTTGTTAAGTCACTGCAGTCATTCTATAAG TATCAAGATGACAAACAGCTCGCTGAGTTCCTTGACGATGCCGTGAGATTCGTCATTGCCAACCCTTCCGTCATCGACACAAACCCACTTCAGATATATTCTTCTCTCCTTATCTTCTCGCCGACAAGGAGCAAGGTTCGCACCACATTCAATGACAAGATCCCGCGGTGGATATCTCTACAGCCGAGGGTTCATCGCGATTGGGGCCAATGCTTGCAAACCTTTGAAGGCCATGGGACATGGGTTAGGTCGGTTTCCTTCTCGCAAGACTCAGCATTTGTAGCGTCAGGGTCCGACGATAAGAcgatacggatctggcacACTGCGACTGGTGAGTGCAGGCAGATACTGAAGGGCCATGGCAAGTTGGTCAGTTCGGTAGCCTTCTCACATGACTCGGTGCTCGTCGCATCGGGTTCTCATGACGGGGCCATACGCATCTGGCGCACTGCCACAGGCGAATGTATGCAGACGCTTGAAGGCCACGAAAGCTGTGTCACGTCAGTAGCCTTCTCACACCACTCGGCTTTGTTGATTTCAGGTTCTTACGACAATACCACACGTATTTGGCGCACTGACACGGGTGAATGTATACAGACGCTAGGTGGCCACAATAATTGGGTTACGTCGGtagccttctcgcacgactcgGCCCTGGTGGTTTCTGGTTCTCATGACAATACAATACGAATCTGGTGCCCTATCATAGGCAAATGTATTCAAACGCTGGAGGGCCACGATAGCTGGGTCACGTCGGTAACCTTTTCGCATGATTCAGCATTTATAGCGTCGGGTTCTCGTGACAACAAAATACGGATCTGGTGTGTAGGTACGGGCAGATGCGTGCAAACGCATGGGGGTCACGGTGACTTCGTTGAGTCAGTAGCCTTCTCACACGACTCGGCGATCGTGGCTTCGGGCTCTAGCGATGGCACAATACGGATGTGGGATATTTCCACAGGCGAGTGTTTGCAGACACTTACGGGACATGGCGATTGGGTCGAGTCGGTAGCCTTCTCACATGACTCGACGCTAATAGCATCAGGATCTCGTGATAATACGATACGATTTTGGCACACTACCATAGCCAAGAATGTACAAATATATGAAGGCCACAGCAGCTGCGTCGAGTCAGCGGTCTTCTCTCACGATTCGCAACTTGTAGCGTCGGGGTCTCGCGATACAATGGTACGGATCTGGCGCACCGCAACAGGTGAATGTGTCCAGACGCTGAAGGGCCATAACAATTGGATCAGGTCGATAGCCTTCTCACATGACTCGACACTTATAGCTTCTGGATCTCGCGACACGATGATAAGAATCTGGCACACCGCAACGGGTGAATGTACGCAGACGCTTGAGGGTCATAGCAGTTGGGTCACGTCGGtagccttctcgcacgactcaGCACTCATAGCGTCGGGTTCTCGTGATAACACCATACGAATCTGGCGTCTCGCAACGGGGAAGTGTGTTCAGACACTTGAAGAGCATGGCAGCTGGGTTGAGTCAGTCGTTTTCTGCAGCGACTCAGCACTCATAGCGTCAGGATCCCGTGATCATACGCTACGGATCTGGCGTGTCACAACAGGCGAGTGTGTGCAGACACTTGAGGGACATGACGACTGGGTGGAGTCGGTTGCTTTCTCGCACGATTCAGCGCTTGTATCATCGGGTTCAAGCGATAACACGATACGGATCTGGCGTGTTGCCACTGGCGATTGCGTGCAGATACTCTCTATTGGGCTCTCTACATCTC GCTTCTTCCACTGCAGAATCCGTGAAAGCTGCAAGGGCTCGTCATTCATTTTTCAGCATTACAAAGGACAGGTGCTGGGTCACATGGAACGAGAAGAGATTACTTTGGCTTCCAAGGGAATATCGTCCCTTACTATCGTCAACAACTGGGATGCTGCCAGTGGAGATATCAGGATCCACTCTCGTGATTGGATGTAA